One segment of Panicum virgatum strain AP13 chromosome 1K, P.virgatum_v5, whole genome shotgun sequence DNA contains the following:
- the LOC120694710 gene encoding homeobox protein ATH1-like: MASNPSTFAAIGADAMTGGYFMAGGGGGGGGMMSADAPHFHPSLLIEHGGFGFGDAAVGAAAAPSDLGANYAANNAMLASFASQLFATAAAPPLDDHFGGRTPPEEMGAGYGAGSGGSSAANLQCPGHSSAMAVWSSSSSYKKLAGTWISAGGSSAVSVHEPYYLAAGVPDVAGFHYPLIAAAAAANASASSELSLTLCSKSSPDSALNAAKQCSSGASRSALTELPQARPRPAHFSVVVARSRYAAVAQEVLNDVAGHLLDGVADAAADSCSGGARPASGSVGAPSVVSSNRLMASSQDGGEAQRVRSHLLKMLHLMDEKYNQCLDEIQSTTAKFNALMQPGAAGVVSSGSIRAAFAHRAVSAVYRGLRQRIAGEIIAAASRAVGCWGESSSSVTAASDAERSWESAFIRKHWAAQQLRRGEQQCWRPQRGLPEKSVAVLKAWMFENFLHPYPKDHEKDVLASRSGLTRNQVSNWFINARVRLWKPMIEEMYNDLKKSSGVGGQGTAMEPHTSKRRICEVEEGQ, from the exons ATGGCGAGTAATCCGTCGACGTTTGCGGCAATCGGGGCGGATGCCATGACCGGCGGCTACTTCATGgcgggcggtggaggcggcggcggcggcatgatgAGCGCCGATGCGCCGCACTTCCACCCCAGCTTACTTATTGAGCAcggcggcttcggcttcggcgacgcggcggtcggcgccgccgcggcgccgtcggACCTGGGCGCGAACTACGCGGCAAACAACGCCATGCTGGCCTCTTTCGCCAGCCAGCTCTTcgctaccgccgccgcgccgccgctggatgATCACTTCGGCGGGAGGACGCCACCGGAGGAGATGGGAGCGGGATATGGAGCTGGCAGCGGTGGAAGCTCGGCGGCGAACCTGCAGTGCCCCGGCCACTCGAGCGCCATGGCGGTttggtcgtcgtcatcgtcgtacAAGAAGCTGGCCGGCACTTGGATCAGCGCCGGCGGGTCCAGTGCCGTCTCGGTCCACGAGCCGTACTACCTCGCCGCCGGAGTCCCCGACGTCGCCGGTTTCCACTATCCGCttatcgccgccgccgccgccgccaatgcGTCGGCGTCGAGCGAGTTGTCGCTGACCCTGTGCTCCAAGTCGTCCCCGGACAGCGCGCTCAATGCCGCCAAGCAGTGCTCGTCGGGAGCGAGCCGCTCTGCGCTGACCGAGCTGCCGCAGGCGCGCCCCCGGCCGGCGCACTTCTCCGTGGTGGTGGCGCGCTCGCGGTACGCGGCCGTGGCGCAGGAGGTGCTCAACGACGTCGCCGGCCACCTGCTGGACGGCGTCGCGGACGCGGCCGCTGACtcgtgcagcggcggcgcgaggccggcgagcggctcGGTCGGCGCGCCGTCCGTGGTGAGCTCCAACCGGCTCATGGCCTCGTcccaggacggcggcgaggcgcagaGGGTCAGGAGCCACCTCCTCAAGATGCTTCACCTG ATGGATGAGAAATACAACCAATGCTTGGACGAGATCCAGAGCACGACGGCCAAGTTCAACGCGCTGATGCAAccgggcgccgccggcgtcgtcaGCAGCGGCAGCATCCGCGCGGCGTTCGCGCACCGCGCCGTGTCGGCGGTGTACCGCGGCCTGAGGCAGCGGATCGCCGGCGAGATCATCGCAGCGGCGAGCCGGGCCGTCGGCTGCTGGGgcgagtcgtcgtcgtcggtgaCGGCCGCCAGCGACGCAGAGCGGAGCTGGGAGTCGGCGTTCATCAGGAAGCACTGGGCGGCGCAGCagctgcggcgcggcgagcagcagtGCTGGCGGCCGCAGCGCGGCCTGCCGGAGAAGTCCGTGGCCGTGCTCAAGGCGTGGATGTTCGAGAACTTCCTGCACCC GTACCCGAAGGACCATGAGAAGGACGTGCTGGCTTCAAGAAGCGGCCTCACCAGGAACCAG GTGTCGAACTGGTTCATAAACGCCCGCGTCCGGCTGTGGAAGCCCATGATCGAGGAGATGTACAATGACCTGAAGAAGAGCTCGGGTGTTGGAGGGCAGGGGACGGCAATGGAGCCTCACACGAGCAAGCGTCGAATCTGCGAGGTAGAAGAAGGCCAGTGA
- the LOC120694726 gene encoding abscisic acid receptor PYL9-like — MEPHMESALRQGGLSEAEQRELEGVVRAHHTFPGRAAGTCTSLVTQRVDAPLAAVWPIVRSFASPQRYKHFIKSCDLKAGDGATVGSVREVTVVSGLPASTSTERLEILDDDRHILSFRVVGGDHRLRNYRSVTSVTEFHPGPYCVVVESYVVDVPEGNTEEDTRMFTDTVVKLNLQKLAAIATSASSSSPRRPAGSTTDHH, encoded by the coding sequence ATGGAGCCTCACATGGAGAGCGCGCtgcggcaggggggcctgtcggaGGCGGAGCAGCGGGAGCTGGAGGGCGTGGTGCGCGCGCACCACACGTTcccggggcgggcggcggggacGTGCACGTCGCTGGTGACGCAGCGCGTggacgcgccgctcgccgccgtgtGGCCCATCGTGCGCAGCTTCGCCAGCCCGCAGCGCTACAAGCACTTCATCAAGTCGTGCGACCTCaaggccggcgacggcgccaccgtcggcagcgtcCGCGAGGTCACCGTCGTCTCGGGCCTCCCGGCCTCCACCAGCACCGAGCGCCTCGAGATCCTCGACGACGACCGCCACATCCTCAGCTTccgcgtcgtcggcggcgaccaCCGCCTCCGCAACTACCGCTCCGTCACCTCCGTCACCGAGTTCCACCCGGGCCCCTACTGCGTCGTCGTCGAGTCCTACGTCGTCGACGTGCCCGAGGGGAACACGGAGGAGGACACGCGCATGTTCACCGACACCGTCGTCAAGCTCAACCTCCAGAAGCTCGCCGCCATAGCCACCtctgcctcgtcctcctcgccgcggcgcccCGCCGGCAGCACCACAGATCATCACTGA